One window of Thalassovita mediterranea genomic DNA carries:
- a CDS encoding DUF2252 domain-containing protein translates to MAEKNENLVSEDKESEVQPTQKAEGKVESFRKLAEALASGAQIVPPRFLTGQARRLHVRSTLREDHASRIESRSQGAANKFDILSEDYFKFFRGTALLFYRDMVGEDGHMPTVIALGDVHPQNFGIMPDENGAPIFGVNDFDEVIYAPFTWDIKRGSVGFWVATEKVAGMKRKKRRKVVAKFVKGYLNAMQTYAKYENEQQDAFRLDNSPDVIQRLFEEAWEDRRDWLWDDYLKPNGRGFRATDELQPLSKEAAKFQKAVNDLAASKGIDVPDRAGELKVKDVCVRHGQGTASLGLPRYYVLIEGPSKNATDDIIIEFKRARQSALEGLTPPTEFNAGDKADRIAHGQQVQLAHGDIFYGAVEIDGESFMSRERAPFRDDIDMDDLSYKIWKKYAKACGAALAQAHARSDDLGKLDYDVEPAILEAAHPRGLFIDDIVSFTEEAADRLKRDHQMFCDDHKHGAFENIEMVFR, encoded by the coding sequence TTGGCAGAAAAGAACGAAAATCTCGTCAGCGAAGACAAGGAAAGCGAAGTACAGCCGACGCAAAAGGCTGAAGGAAAGGTCGAATCTTTCCGCAAGCTGGCAGAAGCATTGGCAAGTGGGGCGCAGATCGTGCCACCTCGCTTTCTGACGGGACAGGCCCGACGCCTCCATGTTCGCTCAACGCTTCGCGAAGACCACGCCTCACGCATCGAAAGCCGCTCACAGGGGGCGGCAAACAAGTTCGACATATTGTCGGAAGACTATTTCAAATTCTTTCGCGGCACAGCGCTCCTGTTCTATCGCGATATGGTTGGTGAAGACGGCCACATGCCCACGGTCATCGCGCTGGGCGACGTCCACCCTCAGAATTTCGGGATCATGCCGGACGAGAACGGTGCGCCGATCTTTGGTGTGAATGACTTCGATGAAGTGATCTATGCGCCGTTCACCTGGGACATCAAACGCGGCTCCGTCGGCTTCTGGGTCGCAACCGAGAAGGTGGCCGGCATGAAGCGCAAGAAAAGACGGAAAGTCGTGGCAAAGTTCGTCAAAGGGTATCTCAATGCCATGCAGACCTACGCCAAGTATGAGAACGAGCAGCAGGACGCGTTTCGTCTCGACAATTCGCCGGACGTCATTCAGCGGCTTTTCGAAGAGGCCTGGGAAGATCGCCGTGATTGGCTCTGGGATGACTATCTCAAACCAAACGGGCGAGGGTTTCGGGCAACGGACGAATTGCAGCCGCTCTCGAAAGAGGCGGCCAAATTCCAGAAAGCTGTCAACGACCTCGCAGCTTCCAAGGGCATCGATGTACCGGACCGGGCCGGGGAGTTGAAGGTGAAAGACGTCTGCGTGCGCCATGGCCAGGGAACAGCGTCGCTTGGCCTTCCACGCTATTATGTGCTCATCGAAGGACCGTCGAAGAATGCGACCGACGACATCATTATCGAATTCAAGCGCGCCCGTCAGTCTGCGCTCGAAGGGCTGACGCCGCCGACCGAGTTCAATGCTGGCGACAAGGCTGACCGCATCGCCCATGGCCAGCAGGTTCAGCTCGCGCATGGAGATATCTTCTATGGAGCCGTCGAAATCGATGGTGAGAGCTTCATGAGCCGGGAACGCGCGCCCTTCCGCGATGACATCGACATGGACGACCTGTCGTACAAGATTTGGAAAAAATACGCGAAGGCTTGCGGTGCCGCCCTCGCGCAGGCGCATGCGCGCTCGGACGACCTCGGGAAGCTGGACTATGATGTCGAGCCAGCCATTCTCGAGGCTGCTCATCCGCGCGGCCTGTTCATCGATGACATCGTCAGTTTTACCGAAGAGGCGGCCGACAGGTTGAAGCGGGACCATCAGATGTTCTGCGACGACCATAAGCATGGTGCGTTCGAGAATATCGAGATGGTGTTCCGATAG
- a CDS encoding TonB-dependent receptor, with the protein MQRSKFLLATVASAAVLSQAPAFAQDAPDAERESAVDRVLQTVTVSATKKQNVENVQDVPVSVTAFNEDTLDALNVTNLEDLSYTTPNVSLDDVGTARGTANFAIRGLGVNSSIPSIDPAVGVFIDGVYLGVNNGVVVDLFDLDSVEVLRGPQGLLFGRNTTGGALVVNTGNPTDEFSYKAQATFDGPIDDDRGGLNSTIQGTVSGPLIDGVLNGKIGAYYNTDAGYFKNLNDGDNHGEAQVAIYRGALEWFATDRLTFLAKAEYSDSRVDGPSGQNRSYFDRDSFDFSINSPGTGEAETVFASLRADYDVDFGNGTITNILGYREYDSASMGSDIDATPFTLFHSDAEFLQEQISNELRYAGTFGKTDLTTGVYYFNQTLDYTEIRNLPTTRPAPLPATIPWVFYGGGSQDHTVYGAFANVDYSITPDLIATVGLRYSKEEKDADITFIRPRFECSVVEGTCPTDGFNPLLGALGAQEPNGFSDGDDWSNWTPKVGLQYFWNDNVQTYGYYTKGFRSGGYNFRITDVAVFLNQIVPATGGNFGFDEEEVDAFELGFKSSSEDGRVQVNGAAFLTKITDMQREVNTAGPSGVVQNILNTADATITGIEVEGRFAVTDSFLVNFNAGLIDAEYDDVRFDISGDTQVNNADKELDLPRVPPVTYGVGAIYDIDLGDMGAVISRANYQYRDRIAYTDSNFGWIQDSHQLSANISWETPYDGFTVSLFGQNLLDSVQAGNDTQLPFPGPLSNGVQTPYQNRPGAGTFSPLKKGRLVGVEFTLRR; encoded by the coding sequence ATGCAACGCAGCAAATTCCTCCTCGCAACCGTGGCTTCTGCCGCGGTGCTCTCGCAAGCGCCTGCCTTTGCACAGGATGCGCCTGACGCAGAGCGCGAGTCCGCTGTTGACCGCGTCCTCCAGACCGTCACCGTTTCGGCAACGAAAAAGCAGAACGTCGAAAACGTGCAGGATGTTCCTGTTTCCGTCACAGCGTTCAACGAAGACACGCTCGACGCACTGAACGTCACCAACCTCGAAGACCTGTCCTACACCACCCCGAACGTCTCGCTCGACGACGTCGGCACGGCCCGCGGCACCGCGAACTTCGCAATCCGCGGCCTTGGCGTGAACTCTTCGATCCCGTCCATCGACCCAGCCGTTGGCGTCTTCATCGACGGCGTCTATCTCGGCGTGAACAACGGCGTCGTCGTTGACCTGTTCGACCTCGACAGCGTCGAAGTCCTGCGCGGCCCGCAAGGCCTGCTCTTCGGCCGCAACACCACCGGTGGTGCACTGGTCGTCAACACGGGCAACCCGACCGACGAGTTCAGCTACAAGGCACAGGCAACGTTTGACGGCCCGATCGACGATGATCGCGGCGGCCTCAACTCCACGATCCAGGGCACCGTTTCCGGTCCGCTGATCGATGGCGTCCTGAACGGCAAGATCGGTGCGTACTACAATACCGACGCTGGCTACTTCAAAAACCTGAACGACGGCGACAATCACGGCGAAGCCCAGGTCGCGATCTATCGCGGCGCCCTGGAATGGTTCGCCACCGACCGCCTCACCTTCCTCGCGAAGGCTGAGTACAGCGACAGCCGCGTTGACGGCCCTTCCGGCCAGAACCGGTCCTACTTTGATCGCGACAGCTTCGACTTCTCGATCAACAGCCCGGGCACCGGCGAGGCCGAAACCGTCTTCGCATCGCTGCGCGCCGACTATGACGTTGACTTCGGCAACGGCACGATCACCAACATCCTCGGCTACCGCGAATATGACTCTGCCAGCATGGGCAGCGACATCGACGCGACGCCGTTCACCCTGTTCCACTCCGACGCAGAATTCCTGCAGGAGCAGATCTCCAACGAGCTGCGTTACGCTGGCACGTTCGGCAAGACTGACCTCACCACGGGCGTCTACTACTTCAACCAGACGCTCGACTATACCGAGATCCGTAACCTGCCGACGACCCGTCCGGCACCACTTCCGGCGACCATTCCTTGGGTCTTCTACGGCGGCGGCTCGCAGGATCACACTGTGTACGGTGCGTTCGCGAACGTCGACTATTCGATCACGCCTGACCTGATCGCAACTGTCGGCCTTCGTTATTCGAAGGAAGAGAAAGACGCGGACATCACCTTCATCCGTCCACGCTTTGAGTGTTCGGTTGTCGAAGGCACCTGCCCGACGGACGGCTTCAACCCGCTTCTCGGTGCACTCGGCGCGCAAGAGCCGAACGGCTTCTCCGATGGTGATGACTGGTCGAACTGGACGCCAAAAGTCGGCCTGCAATACTTCTGGAACGACAATGTCCAGACCTATGGCTACTACACCAAGGGCTTCCGCTCGGGCGGCTACAACTTCCGCATCACGGACGTTGCAGTCTTCCTGAACCAGATCGTCCCGGCGACCGGCGGCAATTTCGGCTTTGACGAAGAAGAAGTCGACGCCTTCGAACTGGGCTTCAAATCCAGCAGCGAAGACGGCCGCGTCCAGGTCAATGGTGCAGCATTCCTGACCAAGATCACGGACATGCAGCGCGAAGTGAACACGGCTGGTCCATCGGGCGTGGTTCAGAACATCCTGAACACCGCTGACGCAACGATCACCGGTATCGAAGTTGAAGGCCGCTTTGCGGTGACCGACAGCTTCCTCGTCAACTTCAATGCCGGCCTCATCGACGCTGAGTATGACGATGTCCGCTTCGACATCTCGGGCGATACCCAGGTGAACAACGCCGACAAAGAGCTCGACCTGCCACGCGTTCCGCCAGTCACCTACGGTGTTGGCGCGATCTATGACATCGATCTTGGCGACATGGGCGCCGTGATCAGCCGCGCGAACTATCAGTACCGCGACCGCATCGCGTACACCGATAGCAACTTCGGCTGGATCCAGGATTCCCATCAGCTTTCGGCGAACATCAGCTGGGAAACCCCATATGATGGCTTCACCGTCTCGCTGTTCGGCCAGAACCTGCTCGACAGCGTCCAGGCCGGTAACGACACACAGCTGCCATTCCCTGGCCCGCTGTCGAACGGTGTGCAGACGCCTTACCAGAACCGCCCAGGTGCTGGCACGTTCTCGCCGCTCAAGAAGGGCCGCCTCGTCGGTGTGGAGTTCACGCTCCGCCGCTAG
- a CDS encoding enoyl-CoA hydratase/isomerase family protein → MSTSENRPVFLSGSGSCAEIVINAPARRNALSMSMWSALPVLVRTVDADSAAKALVIHGGAVGHFAAGVDISEFETIYADEASTRDTTAIISDAVKAIENCSKPVIAAVEGSCFGAGIALAVACDIRIAAADASFGLPPAKLGIVYPPADLKRLVHLIGPSNAKHMLFSARRFSGEDAHKMGLVNEVASDASPVDAARKIAQEIGANSSWSVKTLKTMIGDIERNASEEDLMRYMLEGAAGPDFREGYTAFLEKRKASFPSG, encoded by the coding sequence ATGTCCACATCGGAAAACCGCCCCGTATTTCTCTCAGGCTCAGGTAGCTGCGCAGAAATCGTCATCAATGCGCCCGCAAGGCGCAATGCGCTCAGCATGTCCATGTGGTCGGCCTTGCCGGTGCTTGTGCGAACTGTGGACGCTGATAGCGCGGCCAAGGCGCTGGTCATTCACGGGGGAGCAGTCGGCCATTTTGCTGCGGGCGTCGATATCTCCGAATTCGAGACCATCTACGCAGATGAAGCGAGCACGCGTGACACAACTGCGATCATTTCCGACGCGGTGAAAGCCATCGAGAACTGCTCCAAGCCGGTGATCGCCGCTGTAGAAGGCAGCTGTTTCGGCGCTGGCATCGCGCTCGCGGTCGCCTGTGATATCCGTATCGCAGCTGCAGACGCCTCGTTCGGGCTGCCGCCTGCGAAACTGGGCATTGTGTACCCACCAGCCGACCTCAAGCGCCTGGTCCACCTGATCGGTCCATCCAACGCAAAACACATGCTGTTCTCTGCAAGGCGTTTCTCAGGTGAAGACGCCCATAAGATGGGGCTGGTGAATGAAGTCGCCTCAGACGCCAGTCCGGTCGACGCGGCCCGGAAGATAGCCCAAGAGATTGGCGCGAACTCATCCTGGTCTGTGAAGACGCTGAAGACCATGATTGGCGACATCGAGCGCAATGCGAGCGAAGAAGACCTCATGCGCTATATGCTCGAAGGCGCCGCCGGGCCTGACTTCCGCGAAGGCTACACGGCATTCCTTGAGAAGCGCAAAGCCAGCTTCCCGTCCGGCTAG
- a CDS encoding amidase has product MTTMTRRRLLAGGTTLAAFLPFAKACAPATVMAAGAGSADLDGIAMAQMIARGETTSLQLTEAAIARAEAVNPSINAFATKTYDLARSRAAASPKGSFGGVPTAIKDLVNWKGAPTMYGSRAFRGNLAEEDSVFAAKWREAGVVSIGKSTTPEMGLISSTEPLVTGPTRNPWDPSRIPGGSSGGAAALTAARIVPFAHASDGGGSIRIPAACCGLFGLKPSRGALAAPPSSAPVDLSVNHAVTLTVRDSAALFAAAETGESQPKIGEITGPSSRRLKIALTTDPGTDAALDPEVRAATEQAAELCRELGHEVIEWDLPVDARKFQDQFILFWAAGAAEFMQDAAAALGTPPSPETIEPWTLGLAALFSERRGEFAEAVADLQAFSSVYASWFDEFDVLLTPTVTKLPPKIGEQAPDGDFDTVMKSVTDYVAYTPYMNVSGAASMSVPLFWSEGGLPIGSMFSGRQGDDGLLLALAYELEQARPWISRRPQLIAT; this is encoded by the coding sequence ACGCCGCCGCCTGCTCGCAGGTGGCACAACGCTCGCCGCCTTTCTGCCTTTCGCGAAGGCCTGCGCCCCTGCAACTGTCATGGCCGCAGGCGCAGGATCTGCCGATCTGGATGGCATTGCCATGGCGCAGATGATTGCGCGCGGAGAGACGACCTCGCTGCAGCTCACCGAGGCCGCAATTGCCCGCGCAGAAGCCGTGAACCCGTCGATCAACGCCTTCGCGACGAAGACCTATGACCTCGCCCGCTCACGCGCGGCGGCCTCTCCGAAAGGTTCGTTTGGCGGCGTGCCGACAGCGATCAAGGACCTCGTCAACTGGAAGGGCGCGCCGACCATGTATGGCAGCCGCGCCTTCCGCGGGAACCTCGCCGAGGAAGATTCGGTCTTTGCCGCGAAATGGCGTGAGGCGGGTGTCGTCTCCATCGGTAAATCCACCACGCCTGAGATGGGCCTGATTTCGTCGACCGAGCCGCTTGTGACAGGGCCGACGCGCAACCCCTGGGATCCATCGCGTATTCCAGGTGGCTCATCGGGCGGCGCTGCCGCGCTGACGGCGGCACGAATTGTCCCCTTTGCGCATGCCAGTGACGGGGGCGGGTCTATCCGCATCCCGGCAGCGTGCTGCGGTCTGTTTGGCCTCAAACCTTCGCGCGGTGCCCTTGCAGCCCCGCCGAGCAGCGCGCCCGTCGATCTCAGCGTCAATCATGCCGTCACCCTCACCGTGCGCGATAGCGCAGCGCTTTTCGCCGCCGCAGAAACAGGTGAGAGCCAGCCCAAGATCGGAGAGATCACGGGGCCATCGTCGCGCCGGCTCAAGATCGCCCTGACGACTGATCCGGGCACCGATGCAGCACTGGATCCAGAGGTACGAGCCGCGACCGAACAGGCCGCAGAGCTCTGCCGCGAGCTCGGACATGAGGTGATCGAGTGGGACCTGCCAGTCGATGCACGCAAATTCCAGGACCAGTTCATCCTTTTCTGGGCCGCTGGTGCCGCAGAGTTCATGCAGGACGCCGCCGCAGCGCTTGGGACGCCGCCCTCGCCTGAAACAATCGAGCCCTGGACGCTCGGCCTCGCCGCCCTGTTCAGTGAACGCCGGGGCGAGTTTGCTGAGGCTGTTGCCGATCTCCAGGCCTTCTCTTCCGTCTATGCAAGCTGGTTCGATGAGTTCGACGTGCTGCTCACGCCAACAGTGACCAAGCTGCCGCCGAAGATTGGTGAGCAGGCGCCCGATGGTGACTTCGACACGGTGATGAAGTCGGTCACCGATTATGTTGCTTACACGCCTTACATGAACGTCTCTGGCGCCGCCTCCATGAGTGTGCCGCTCTTCTGGTCTGAAGGCGGACTGCCGATCGGCTCGATGTTCTCGGGCCGTCAGGGCGACGATGGTTTGCTGCTTGCGCTCGCCTATGAGCTCGAACAGGCCAGACCGTGGATTTCCCGGCGACCGCAGTTGATCGCGACTTGA